One Flavobacteriales bacterium DNA window includes the following coding sequences:
- a CDS encoding acetyl-CoA C-acetyltransferase (Catalyzes the synthesis of acetoacetyl coenzyme A from two molecules of acetyl coenzyme A. It can also act as a thiolase, catalyzing the reverse reaction and generating two-carbon units from the four-carbon product of fatty acid oxidation): protein MQDVYIISAVRTPIGSFLGSLSTVPAPQLGSTAIKGALEKANVDPDQVQEVFMGNVMSAGMGQAPARQAAMFAGIPEDVPCTTVNKVCASGMKALSLAAQTIKCGDNDIVVAGGMENMSMVPHYLNGRNAVKLGDIKAVDGMVKDGLTDVYNKVHMGVCADKCATEHNISREEQDEFALESYRRAAEAWSEGRFNDEVIPVDVPQRRGEPVVVSEDEEYKA, encoded by the coding sequence ATGCAAGACGTTTATATCATCTCAGCAGTCAGAACCCCCATCGGAAGTTTCCTCGGAAGCTTGAGCACAGTGCCAGCGCCCCAACTTGGAAGCACAGCCATCAAAGGCGCTCTGGAAAAGGCGAATGTCGATCCCGATCAAGTACAAGAAGTCTTCATGGGAAATGTGATGAGCGCTGGAATGGGACAGGCTCCAGCGCGACAGGCGGCCATGTTCGCAGGCATCCCTGAGGATGTTCCCTGCACCACCGTCAATAAGGTATGTGCATCTGGGATGAAGGCCCTCAGCTTGGCTGCACAGACCATCAAGTGTGGAGATAACGATATCGTAGTGGCCGGTGGAATGGAGAATATGAGCATGGTGCCTCATTATCTCAACGGGCGTAACGCAGTCAAGCTCGGTGATATCAAAGCTGTGGACGGCATGGTCAAGGACGGCCTTACCGATGTGTACAACAAAGTACACATGGGCGTATGTGCCGATAAGTGCGCGACCGAACACAATATCAGCCGTGAGGAGCAGGATGAATTCGCTCTGGAATCGTATCGCAGAGCAGCCGAAGCCTGGAGCGAAGGACGATTCAATGATGAGGTGATCCCTGTAGACGTGCCTCAACGCAGAGGTGAGCCGGTAGTGGTCTCAGAAGATGAGGAGTACAAAGCA